A genome region from Chryseobacterium sp. G0186 includes the following:
- the pth gene encoding aminoacyl-tRNA hydrolase, with protein sequence MKYLIVGLGNKGSEYENTRHNIGFKVAEKIAEKLEVSFNTANFGWMAEGKYKGRKVFVLKPDTYMNLSGNAVRYWMQKENIPLENVLIVTDDLALPFGTLRMKGKGSDAGHNGLKNINEVLQTQNYARLRFGISADFSTGRQVDYVLGTWNEEESEKLAERIETFSRASLSFVFAGISNTMSAFNGK encoded by the coding sequence ATGAAATATTTAATAGTTGGGCTGGGTAATAAAGGCTCAGAATATGAAAATACACGACACAATATAGGATTCAAAGTTGCCGAAAAAATAGCTGAAAAGCTTGAAGTATCATTCAATACCGCCAACTTCGGCTGGATGGCAGAGGGGAAATACAAAGGCCGAAAAGTTTTTGTCCTTAAACCGGATACTTATATGAATCTTTCCGGAAATGCAGTGAGATACTGGATGCAGAAAGAAAATATTCCCTTGGAGAATGTTTTGATTGTAACGGATGATCTTGCGCTTCCTTTTGGAACATTGAGAATGAAGGGAAAAGGTTCCGATGCAGGCCACAACGGACTGAAAAATATCAATGAAGTTCTGCAGACTCAAAATTATGCAAGACTCCGCTTTGGAATCTCCGCAGACTTTTCTACAGGACGTCAGGTAGATTACGTATTGGGAACCTGGAATGAAGAGGAATCTGAAAAACTTGCTGAGAGAATTGAAACATTTTCCAGAGCCAGTCTTTCCTTTGTATTTGCCGGAATCAGCAATACAATGTCCGCTTTTAATGGGAAATAA